GCAGGTCTTCTCGCAGCATCTCTTCGAGATAACGATGGGTTTCGTCGAGCATCGATTGCTGCACGATGACATCGAAGCCGGGGTAGAGCCTGCGGTCGGGTTCGGTGAAATCGATCAAGTGCAGATCGAGCCATTGGTCGGCGAGGTCGCGGATGAATTGTCGGCCACCGGGGCCCTCCAACAAGCGATCGATCTGCTGCAGCAGAACCTCGCGATTCCGCAGCTTGCCCGCTGCCGCCAGCTTCATCAGTTCCACATCGGGGCTCGAACCCTGCAGCATATAACTGAGCCGCGTTGCGATCGCATGATCGTCCAAACGCCCCGGCTGTTCCTGGAAGTAGAGAAAACGGGGCGAGCAGAGGAGCGCGCGATACCCGGTCTTTAATGCCTCGATCGGATCGCCCGAATCATCCAGCGTTTGGTGTGCCATCTGGACGTAAGGGACTACATCCTCCCAAGGAACGGGGCGACGGAACGCGCGGCGAGCGAACAGAGCCATCAGCCGTCCGATCTCTTTTTTGGGATCGTCCAGCTTAAGTTCGGCTTTCGCCGGATCTTGGTTGGTTTTTACGGCGTGTTTGCCAAACAGAAACTGTTGCACCTGGGCGTCGTCGGCGTGGGGATGGAAGCGTTCGACCTCGATCCAATCGATCGCGACGCCCGGGACGTCCTGTGGTCCCCCTTCGCCGGTACCGATCTGGCCATTTGCAAACCGCCCCGCCTTGAGCGTTAGGTCGCCGGGACGAATCTCCAACATATCCCCTTTGTTCAACCAAGCTTCGACGGTCGTCTCCTTGGGATCTTCGGTCGCTTCGAACGCGCCGACCCACGCCAACAAGGGAGCGCTGGAAACGTTGCGGCCGCTGCGAATCGTGCACCAAACGCCGCCATTGCTCGGCGATTTTAATGCCGACGCACGAACGGTGAACCGGTACCAACCGTCCTGTTTTGCGGTGGTCGCGGGGATCCGACCGTAATAAATGACCCGCCCGCTCCAAACGACAGCCTTGCCGTCGATAAGTTCCGGTTCGCGAGTCCGCGATTTGGGTCTGGTGCGGACAATTTTTTCAGCTGGCAAGCGTTTTTTCCATTCGTCCGGCGGCGTCGTTGCGCGGCGGAAGGCTTCGTCCAACGCGAGGTCGACAACTCGCAGATGCTGTTCCAGCTGGAAATGCGACATCGACTGCGATTCGACGATGTTCGTGAAGCCTTGCGTCCGCTGTTCGTCGGCCATCGCAAGAGTCAGCGGCAGATCGATCCCCAGCAGGTCGTGCAGGGAGCG
Above is a genomic segment from Rosistilla ulvae containing:
- a CDS encoding DUF1592 domain-containing protein; translated protein: MVSPRPLVALLIGLLTGPCLSAALPPAIDQFLTAHCVDCHSPDNAEAGLDLQSLQRSVETTGLANRWVRIIERVHAGEMPPPEDADVEADHAAEFVKALGGWIRDQQNASAKRNGRVPVRQLTNLQLERSLHDLLGIDLPLTLAMADEQRTQGFTNIVESQSMSHFQLEQHLRVVDLALDEAFRRATTPPDEWKKRLPAEKIVRTRPKSRTREPELIDGKAVVWSGRVIYYGRIPATTAKQDGWYRFTVRASALKSPSNGGVWCTIRSGRNVSSAPLLAWVGAFEATEDPKETTVEAWLNKGDMLEIRPGDLTLKAGRFANGQIGTGEGGPQDVPGVAIDWIEVERFHPHADDAQVQQFLFGKHAVKTNQDPAKAELKLDDPKKEIGRLMALFARRAFRRPVPWEDVVPYVQMAHQTLDDSGDPIEALKTGYRALLCSPRFLYFQEQPGRLDDHAIATRLSYMLQGSSPDVELMKLAAAGKLRNREVLLQQIDRLLEGPGGRQFIRDLADQWLDLHLIDFTEPDRRLYPGFDVIVQQSMLDETHRYLEEMLREDLPIGLIIDSDFTFLNSRLARYYKIDGVKGDVLERVALKPEVHRGGLLTHGSIMKVTANGTTTSPVIRGVWVSERLLGREIPPPPESIPAIEPDVRGAKSIRELLAKHTSDASCASCHRDIDPPGFALENFDPSGRWRTKYGNPRKKNKMPPIDAGFTMPDGREFKDLQSFQELVLENPERLAANVVGKLIAFGTGAHPRFADREAVDQIVQQTADSGYGFRSLIEATITSPLFLNK